The sequence GATCGGAGACCCCGGTTTGGCTGGCGAGGCAGAGCCGATTGCTCGGCGCCTTGCCGATGGTCAGGGGTTGTTTGGAATCGAGGGGCGCGGCTTTGCTGGGATCGCTCGCGAGCACCAGCCGGGCTTTGGGGGCGCTCATCGCTCCCCTCGCCGGCGGGCCCACCAGATTCTCCAGTCATCGCGGAGGTCGTTCCAGAGGCCGCCATCCCCCTCGCGATAGGGAAGGACGCGCCCGGGGAAGAGGACCGCTTTGCTGGCCAGGGCCAGGGCCACGAGCACCATCAACAGCAGGATCCAGCCGGGGATCGCGCCAACCCAGGTGAAGGCAAAGAAGGCCCGCAGCGCATAGAGGCCGATCGTGATCGCCAACCAGAGGCGAAAGGGCTCCCAGGGGTCCCGTTGACGCTGCACCGAAGGGGGCTGACGTTGGCTGGTCTTAGCCTATGGCCGGACTGCATCACCCGCCTGAGCACCTCCCCTCGCTTGGATCGCCTTGCCTCGCCGGCCGTTCGTGAGGCGTGGGCAGCATTCGCCCGGGCAGCCTTCCGCGGACCTTGGCGCGAGCGTCCCGATGCGGTGCGCCGCACCCTGCCGGCGCTGCTGCAGCACCAGCCGCGCCTCGAGCTCTGGGTGAGGGAGCAGAAGCTCCAGGAGCTCGACCTCGAGACTCAGCGCTATCGCCTCGGCCGTGATCCCTCCTGCGAGCTGCCCCTGTCCGACCCGGCCCTGAGCCGGGTTCACGCGATCCTCGAGAAGGAGCGTCCCAGCGATCGGGACTTTGCCTTGGAGGACTTTGGTTCCTCGAATGGGCTCTTCCACCGGGACCGGCGCATCCGCTGGATTCAGCTGCGCGACGGGGATGTCGTGCAACTGGGCTCACCGCTGAAGGGCCAGGCGCCTGAGCTGCGCTACGTCCACCCCCGCAGCCCTCTGGAACAGGCGGTTCGCCTGCTGGGCATCAGTGCCCTGGCGGGTTCTGCCCTCTTGGTGAGCGGCATGCTCCTGGCGGCCAGCATCGGCGGTGGCTCGAGGATCCGGAGCATTGAAGGCCCGGTCAAGATCTTTGCGGCCAATGGCCAGCAGGTGGACGCGAAGGAAGGCTCCTCCACGGCGCTGCCGTCCTTGCAGTCCTACCCCTTGCATCTGCGCCAGGCCCTGCTGGCTTCAGAGGAGGCGCGGTTTGGCTGGAACAGCGGCATTGATTTGTTCGGCACCCTGCGCTCGGCGGTCCTGGGGAGCGGAGGCGGAAGCGGCCTGACCCAACAGGTGGCCCGCATGGTCTACCCAGAGGTGGGGCGGGATCTGAGCCTCACCCGCAAGCTTCGGGAGTTGTCGGTGGCCTTGCAGCTGGAGGTGGGCTTCAGCAAAAACCAGATCCTCAAGCTCTATCTCGATCGCGCCTATCTGGGCCTGGGGACCGAGGGGTTTGAGCAGGCCGCTCAGCTCTATTTCCGCCAGTCCGCCAGCGATCTGGACGTCGGACAGTCGGCCTTTTTGGTCGGACTGCTCCCCAGCCCCAACGGCTACAGCCCCTGCAATCTCAAGGATCCCGGGGCGGGCCTCGAGCGCCGCAACCTGGTGCTGAAGCTGATGCATGAGCAGGGGTGGCTGAGCGATCAGGGCCTGGTCGATGCCCAGCGGCGGCCCCTGAACATCGACCCTTCGGCTTGCCGAGAGTCGAGCTTTAGCAGCTATCCCTTCTTCAGTGACTACGTGATCGGGGAGCTCGAGGGCACCCGCTTTGGCCTGAATCTCAGGGGTTCGGATGCGGCAGGGAATTACGCCGTGGAGAGCACGATCAACCCCAAACTCCAGCAGTTGGCGCAGGAGCAGCTCAGGCGTTTCCTGGAAGGACCGGCAGCTTCGGCGGGCTTGACCCAGGGAGCCCTGATCAGCCTGAACACCGAGACGGGCGACATCCTGGCCTACGTCGGCGGCGGGGACTACAGCCGCTCGAGTTTTGACCGGGTGCAGGCCCTGCGCCAGCCCGGTTCGACCTTCAAGCTCTTTCCCTTCCTGGCCGCCCTCGCGGCGGGCGTCTCCCCGTCGGCGTCCATCTCCTGTGCCCCCCTGGACTATGTCGGGGGCTGCCGCCAACGGACGGGGGCCATGAGCGTGGCGGCGGGGCTGGCCGGCTCGGAGAACGTGGTGGCCTTGCGCCTGGCGGAGCGGGCAGGGTTCTCCCAGGTGCTCAAACTGGCGCGCCGGCTGGGCATTACGACGCCGCTGGACGCCGACTACAACACCATGCTGGGCGGCCGCGAGACCTACCTCTATGAGATGGCCCGGGCCTACGCCGTGGTGGCCAACGGCGGCCGCTCGGTGCCGGTGCACGGGGTTAGCCGCATCTACGACCTCGGGATTTGCCGTTCGATCAAGAGCCTGGATCGTTGCCCGGCCCGGGGTGTGACGACCCCGATTGGGGAGCGATCCCGCCAGCTGCTCCGGCCGGAGGTGGCCGCGGCGATGGACCAACTGCTGGCTGGGGTCGTCCAGGGGGGCACCGGCCGTGCGGCCGGTGTGATCCCGGACGCCCG is a genomic window of Synechococcus sp. A10-1-5-1 containing:
- a CDS encoding transglycosylase domain-containing protein, which codes for MAGLSLWPDCITRLSTSPRLDRLASPAVREAWAAFARAAFRGPWRERPDAVRRTLPALLQHQPRLELWVREQKLQELDLETQRYRLGRDPSCELPLSDPALSRVHAILEKERPSDRDFALEDFGSSNGLFHRDRRIRWIQLRDGDVVQLGSPLKGQAPELRYVHPRSPLEQAVRLLGISALAGSALLVSGMLLAASIGGGSRIRSIEGPVKIFAANGQQVDAKEGSSTALPSLQSYPLHLRQALLASEEARFGWNSGIDLFGTLRSAVLGSGGGSGLTQQVARMVYPEVGRDLSLTRKLRELSVALQLEVGFSKNQILKLYLDRAYLGLGTEGFEQAAQLYFRQSASDLDVGQSAFLVGLLPSPNGYSPCNLKDPGAGLERRNLVLKLMHEQGWLSDQGLVDAQRRPLNIDPSACRESSFSSYPFFSDYVIGELEGTRFGLNLRGSDAAGNYAVESTINPKLQQLAQEQLRRFLEGPAASAGLTQGALISLNTETGDILAYVGGGDYSRSSFDRVQALRQPGSTFKLFPFLAALAAGVSPSASISCAPLDYVGGCRQRTGAMSVAAGLAGSENVVALRLAERAGFSQVLKLARRLGITTPLDADYNTMLGGRETYLYEMARAYAVVANGGRSVPVHGVSRIYDLGICRSIKSLDRCPARGVTTPIGERSRQLLRPEVAAAMDQLLAGVVQGGTGRAAGVIPDARGKTGTTNNGVDALFIGYSPSLKLLTAIWMGNDDNRPASGASGGLVADLWGRYMQGAARAIPAAG